One window from the genome of Rhinolophus ferrumequinum isolate MPI-CBG mRhiFer1 chromosome 10, mRhiFer1_v1.p, whole genome shotgun sequence encodes:
- the SMARCC2 gene encoding SWI/SNF complex subunit SMARCC2 isoform X5: MAVRKKDGGPNVKYYEAADTVTQFDNVRLWLGKNYKKYIQAEPPTNKSLSSLVVQLLQFQEEVFGKHVSNAPLTKLPIKCFLDFKAGGSLCHILAAAYKFKSDQGWRRYDFQNPSRMDRNVEMFMTIEKSLVQNNCLSRPNIFLCPEIEPKLLGKLKDIIKRHQGTVTEDKNNASHVVYPVPGNLEEEEWVRPVMKRDKQVLLHWGYYPDSYDTWIPASEIEASVEDAPTPEKPRKVHAKWILDTDTFNEWMNEEDYEVNDDKNPVSRRKKISAKTLTDEVNSPDSDRRDKKGGNYKKRKCSPSPSPTPEAKKKNAKKGPSTPYTKSKRGHREEEQEDLTKDMDEPSPVPNVEEVTLPKTVNTKKDSESAPVKGGTMTDLDEQEDESMETTGKDEDENSTGNKGEQTKNPDLHEDNVTEQTHHIIIPSYAAWFDYNSVHAIERRALPEFFNGKNKSKTPEIYLAYRNFMIDTYRLNPQEYLTSTACRRNLAGDVCAIMRVHAFLEQWGLINYQVDAESRPTPMGPPPTSHFHVLADTPSGLVPLQPKTPQGRQVDADTKAGRKGKELDDLVPETAKGKPELQTSASQQMLNFPDKGKEKPTDMQNFGLRTDMYTKKNVPSKSKAAASATREWTEQETLLLLEALEMYKDDWNKVSEHVGSRTQDECILHFLRLPIEDPYLEDSEASLGPLAYQPIPFSQSGNPVMSTVAFLASVVDPRVASAAAKSALEEFSKMKEEVPTALVEAHVRKVEEAAKVTGKADPAFGLESSGIAGTTSDEPERIEESGTDETRAEGQATEEKKEPKEPREGVGAVEEEAKEKTSEAPKKDEEKGKEGDSEKESEKSDGDPIVDTEKEKEPKEGQEEVLKEVVESEGERKTKVERDIGEGNLSTAAAAALAAAAVKAKHLAAVEERKIKSLVALLVETQMKKLEIKLRHFEELETIMDREREALEYQRQQLLADRQAFHMEQLKYAEMRARQQHFQQMHQQQQQPPPALPPGSQPVPPTGAAGPPTVHSLAMAPASVAPAPAGSGAPPGSLGPSEQIGQAGPTAGPQQQQPAGAPQPGAVPPGVPPPGPHGPSPFPNQQTPPSMMPGAVPGSGHPGVAAQSPAIVAAVQGNLLPSASPLPDPGTPLPSDPTAPSPGTVTPVPPPQ; this comes from the exons ATGGCGGTGCGGAAGAAGGACGGCGGCCCCAACGTGAAGTACTACGAGGCCGCGGACACCGTGACCCAGTTCGACAACGTGCGGCTCTGGCTCGGCAAGAACTACAAGAAG tATATACAAGCTGAACCACCCACCAACAAGTCTCTGTCTAGCCTGGTTGTACAGTTGCTACAATTTCAGGAAGAAGTTTTTGGCAAACATGTCAGCAACGCACCGTTAACCAAACTGCCG ATCAAATGTTTCCTAGATTTCAAAGCAGGAGGCTCCCTGTGCCACATACTTGCAGCTGCCTACAAATTCAAGAGTGACCAGGGATG GCGGCGTTACGACTTCCAGAATCCATCACGCATGGACCGCAACGTGGAAATGTTCATGACTATTGAGAAGTCCTTGGTGCAG AATAATTGCCTGTCTCGACCAAACATTTTTCTGTGCCCAGAAATTGAACCCAAACTGCTAGGAAAAttaaaggacattatcaagagaCACCAG GGAACGGTCACTGAGGATAAGAACAACGCCTCCCATGTTGTGTATCCTGTCCCAGGGAACCTGGAAGAAG AGGAATGGGTACGACCAGTCATGAAGAGGGATAAGCAGGTTCTTTTGCACTGGGGCTACTATCCTGACAG TTACGACACCTGGATCCCAGCCAGTGAAATTGAAGCATCTGTGGAAGATGCTCCAACTCCTGAGAAACCTAGGAAG GTTCATGCAAAGTGGATCCTGGACACAGATACCttcaatgaatggatgaatgaggaGGACTATGAAGTAAATGATGATAAAAACCCTGTGTCCCGCCGAAAGAAGATTTCAGCCAAGACACTGACAGATGAG GTGAACAGCCCAGATTCAGATCGACGGGACAAGAAGGGAGGGAACTATAAGAAGAGGAAGTGCTCCCCCTCTCCTTCACCAACCCCAGAAGCTAAGAAGAAAAATGCTAAGAAAGG TCCCTCAACACCTTACACCAAGTCCAAGCGTGGCCACAGAGAAGAGGAGCAAGAAGACCTGACAAAGGACATGGATGAGCCCTCACCGGTCCCCAATGTAGAAGAGGTGACATTGCCCAAAACAG TCAACACGAAGAAGGACTCGGAGTCAGCCCCAGTCAAAGGAGGCACCATGACTGACTTGG ATGAACAGGAGGATGAAAGCATGGAGACCACGGGCAAG GATGAGGATGAGAACAGTACGGGGAACAAGGGGGAGCAGACTAAGAACCCGGACCTGCATGAGGATAACGTGACTGAACAGACCCACCACATCATCATTCCCAGCTACGCGGCCTGGTTTGACTATAACAG TGTTCATGCCATTGAGCGGAGGGCTCTCCCCGAGTTCTTCAACGGCAAGAACAAGTCCAAGACTCCAGAAAT CTACCTGGCTTATCGAAACTTCATGATTGACACTTACCGGCTGAACCCCCAAGAGTACCTCACCTCCACCGCCTGCCGCAGGAACCTGGCGGGTGATGTCTGTGCCATCATGAG AGTCCACGCCTTCCTAGAACAGTGGGGTCTTATTAACTACCAGGTGGATGCTGAGAGCCGGCCAACCCCCATGGGGCCTCCACCCACCTCTCACTTCCACGTCTTGGCGGACACGCCCTCAGGGCTGGTCCCTCTGCAGCCCAAGACCCCACAG GGCCGCCAGGTTGATGCTGATACCAAGGCTGGGCGAAAGGGCAAAGAGCTGGATGACCTGGTGCCAGAGACCGCTAAGGGCAAGCCAGAGCTG CAGACCTCTGCTTCACAACAAATGCTCAACTTCCCTGacaaaggcaaagagaaaccGACAGACATGCAGAACTTTGGGCTGCGCACAGACATGTACACAAAGAAGAACGTCCCCTCCAAG AGCAAAGCTGCGGCCAGTGCCACTCGAGAGTGGACAGAACAGGAGACCCTGCTACTCCTGGAG gcacTGGAAATGTACAAAGATGACTGGAACAAAGTATCAGAACACGTGGGAAGCCGCACGCAGGACGAGTGCATCTTGCATTTCCTTCGTCTTCCCATTGAAGACCCATACCTGGAGGACTCAGAGGCCTCTCTGGGCCCCCTGGCCTACCAGCCCATCCCCTTCAGTCAGTCAGGCAACCCTGTTATGAGCACTGTTGCCTTCCTGGCTTCTGTTGTCGATCCTCGAGTCGCCTCTGCTGCTGCAAAGTCGGCCTTAG AAGAGTTCTCCAAAATGAAGGAAGAGGTACCCACAGCCTTGGTGGAGGCGCATGTTCGAAAAGTGGAAGAAGCAGCCAAAGTGACAGGCAAGGCAGACCCAGCCTTCGGTCTGGAAAGCAGTGGCATTGCCGGAACCACCTCTGATGAGCCTGAGCGGATTG AGGAGAGTGGGACTGACGAGACGCGAGCAGAGGGCCAGgccacagaggagaagaaggagccCAAG GAACCCCGAGAAGGAGTTGGGGCTGTAGAGGAAGAAGCAAAGGAGAAGACCAGTGAGGCTCCCAAAAAGgatgaagagaaagggaaagaaggtgACAGCGAGAAGGAGTCAGAGAAGAGCGATGGGGACCCCATAG TTGACactgagaaggagaaggagccaaaggaggggcaggaggaagtGCTGAAGGAAGTGGTGGAGTCAGAGGGGGAAAGGAAGACCAAGGTGGAGCGGGACATCGGTGAGGGCAATCTctccactgctgctgctgctgccctggcTGCTGCTGCCGTGAAGGCCAAG CACTTGGCTGCCGTTGAGGAGAGGAAGATCAAATCTCTGGTGGCCCTGCTGGTGGAGACCCAGATGAAAAAGTTGGAGATCAAACTCCGGCACTTTGAGGAGCTGGAGACGATCATGGACCGGGAGCGAGAAGCA CTGGAGTATCAGAGGCAGCAGCTCCTGGCCGACCGACAAGCCTTCCACATGGAGCAGCTGAAGTACGCAGAGATGAGGGCCCGGCAGCAGCACTTCCAACAAatgcaccagcagcagcagcagccaccgccagccctgcccccaggctCCCAGCCTGTCCCACCTACAGGTGCTGCTGGGCCACCTACCGTCCACAGCTTGGCTATGGCTCCAGCCTCGGTGGCCCCTGCTCCTGCTGGCAGTGGGGCCCCTCCTGGAAGCTTGGGCCCCTCTGAACAGATTGGGCAGGCAGGGCCAACTGCAGGGCCACAGCAGCAGCAACCAGCCGGAGCCCCCCAGCCTGGGGCAGTCCCACCAGGGGTACCACCCCCTGGACCCCATG GCCCCTCACCGTTCCCCAACCAACAAACTCCTCCCTCAATGATGCCAGGGGCAGTGCCAGGCAGCGGGCACCCAGGCGTGGCGG CCCAGAGCCCTGCCATTGTGGCAGCTGTTCAGGGCAACCTCCTGCCCAGTGCCAGCCCACTGCCAG acCCAGGCACCCCTCTGCCTTCAGACCCCACAGCCCCGAGCCCAGGCACAGTGACCCCTGTGCCACCTCCACAGTGA